In a single window of the Terriglobus roseus genome:
- a CDS encoding NAD(P)/FAD-dependent oxidoreductase: MSSGVTGGIRKRVLIVGGGFAGLKAAEALADVDVNVTLVDRRNHHTFQPLLYQVALAVLSPNEIAQPIRAILRSPNTQVLMDEVVGFDAAARRATLKSGTVLEYDYLILATGSTHSYFGRDDWAPLAPGLKTIEDAVEIRRRVLLAFELAEGEMQETGRHPALNFIVIGGGPTGVELAGAISDIAKLYIRRDFKHIDPATAKVLIVEGSPAILTAYPEDLQKSALKQLSELGVQVRTNTRVTDVQPGFVVVDGKERIDSVVTLWAAGVQASPLGKLLGVEVDKRGAVVVDENLHPSGHPEIFVCGDLAHAMSEGKPVPGVAQPAMQMGEYAGKTIALEIKGQRMKKPFVYWDKGDMATIGRSAAVANVKWPFKGHLSGFPAWITWLVVHIFFLIGFRNRFSVFRNWAWTYLFFTEGSRLITGDLELPGWGVVDDPHGKLTTRPIDPVEQQP, encoded by the coding sequence ATGTCGAGTGGCGTGACGGGTGGAATACGCAAGCGGGTCTTGATTGTGGGCGGTGGTTTTGCAGGGTTAAAGGCAGCGGAGGCGCTTGCCGACGTCGATGTGAATGTCACCTTGGTGGACCGTCGTAATCACCACACCTTTCAGCCGCTGCTATACCAGGTGGCACTCGCCGTGCTCTCTCCGAACGAGATCGCCCAGCCAATCCGCGCCATTCTGCGATCGCCCAATACACAGGTGCTGATGGATGAAGTGGTGGGCTTCGATGCGGCTGCGCGACGTGCCACGTTGAAGAGCGGCACCGTTCTGGAGTATGACTACCTGATACTCGCGACTGGATCCACACATTCTTACTTTGGACGTGATGACTGGGCGCCGCTGGCGCCAGGTCTGAAGACAATCGAAGACGCAGTGGAAATTCGCAGACGCGTACTGCTCGCCTTTGAGTTAGCCGAGGGCGAGATGCAGGAGACGGGCCGTCATCCAGCGCTCAATTTCATCGTAATTGGTGGGGGACCGACAGGCGTGGAGCTCGCCGGAGCCATTTCGGATATTGCAAAGCTATACATCCGCCGCGACTTCAAACACATCGATCCTGCGACGGCCAAGGTGCTGATCGTCGAGGGTTCGCCTGCGATCCTGACGGCATATCCTGAGGATCTGCAGAAGAGTGCTCTAAAACAACTGAGTGAACTTGGTGTGCAGGTGCGCACAAACACACGTGTCACCGATGTGCAGCCTGGCTTTGTGGTCGTTGATGGCAAGGAGCGCATTGATTCGGTCGTGACGCTATGGGCCGCAGGTGTTCAGGCGTCACCGCTGGGTAAACTGCTGGGCGTCGAAGTGGACAAGCGTGGCGCGGTCGTAGTGGATGAGAACCTGCATCCGTCGGGACATCCGGAGATCTTTGTTTGTGGCGATCTCGCTCATGCCATGAGCGAAGGTAAGCCCGTCCCCGGCGTTGCTCAGCCGGCGATGCAGATGGGCGAATACGCAGGCAAGACGATCGCGCTGGAGATCAAGGGACAGCGGATGAAGAAACCGTTTGTCTACTGGGACAAGGGCGACATGGCTACCATCGGTCGCAGTGCTGCTGTTGCCAATGTCAAGTGGCCCTTCAAGGGACACCTGAGTGGCTTCCCTGCGTGGATCACGTGGCTCGTGGTGCATATCTTCTTCCTCATCGGTTTCCGCAATCGTTTCAGTGTTTTTCGCAACTGGGCCTGGACTTACCTCTTCTTCACGGAGGGCTCGCGCCTCATTACCGGCGATCTGGAACTCCCCGGATGGGGCGTTGTCGATGATCCGCACGGGAAGCTGACAACCAGGCCGATTGATCCCGTGGAACAACAGCCGTAG
- a CDS encoding sodium:solute symporter family protein: MSLYGIVVGIIVVTLLAVSLSRLRATKTKADYLVAGRTLPAAVLVFTLLSSWIGSGSLLGGAENAYKHGFAALWQGGGGWAGLLLIYFIAPRARKFAQFTIPDLLEARYNQTARVLGVIAVLFAYTAITSYQLIGGGDILHLIFPGSISNIAGRYIIAGFVIVFTAIAGMGSVAYMDVVIGSLATVTMLVALPILIHLVGGWGAVHAALPATHFQVFGDVSGVQAAELFLPTCLLMLGNQSMYQKFFSAKSQRDASRAVVGWIIGTVILETAIAALAVTGSALFPTGEVSQHPREILAYAAMNGLHGSGALQLLGALMMGAIFAKIISTANNYLFSPATNLVNDVFVRYIAPQAGDRAVLLVSRGMVVLLGLWSLWQSLGTESVLAKSLYAYTIYAAALTPVILAAFFWKRATGAGAVASIALGTVVTIGWDSDFIKRLLPPMVAQRDAILPALLVSVVALLLVSLMTPAPTEAQLRPFES, from the coding sequence ATGAGTCTCTACGGAATTGTGGTTGGCATCATTGTGGTCACGCTGCTGGCGGTATCGCTTTCCCGGCTGCGGGCGACAAAGACAAAAGCGGATTACCTGGTTGCGGGCCGTACCCTGCCGGCGGCGGTGCTGGTCTTCACGCTGCTTTCCAGTTGGATTGGTTCCGGGTCGCTGCTGGGCGGTGCGGAGAACGCATACAAACACGGCTTTGCCGCTTTGTGGCAGGGTGGCGGCGGATGGGCCGGCCTGCTGCTGATCTACTTCATCGCCCCGCGGGCACGAAAGTTTGCCCAGTTCACCATTCCGGACCTGCTGGAAGCTCGTTACAACCAGACCGCACGCGTCCTGGGCGTGATCGCTGTGCTGTTCGCTTATACGGCCATCACCAGCTACCAGTTGATCGGTGGCGGGGATATCCTCCACCTGATCTTTCCGGGCAGCATCTCGAACATTGCCGGTCGTTACATCATTGCTGGTTTCGTGATCGTCTTCACCGCCATTGCGGGTATGGGGTCGGTTGCTTACATGGATGTTGTCATCGGTTCACTTGCGACGGTGACCATGCTGGTTGCGCTCCCGATCCTGATCCACCTGGTAGGCGGCTGGGGCGCTGTGCATGCTGCGTTGCCGGCGACGCACTTCCAGGTCTTCGGTGATGTCAGCGGCGTGCAGGCCGCGGAACTGTTTCTGCCAACGTGCCTGCTGATGCTGGGCAATCAATCGATGTATCAGAAGTTCTTCAGTGCGAAGAGCCAGCGTGACGCGAGTCGAGCGGTGGTGGGTTGGATCATTGGAACGGTGATTCTTGAAACGGCAATCGCGGCATTGGCCGTCACCGGATCCGCACTCTTCCCAACAGGCGAAGTCAGCCAGCATCCGCGCGAAATCCTTGCCTACGCCGCGATGAACGGGCTGCACGGCAGTGGTGCCCTACAACTGCTGGGCGCGTTGATGATGGGTGCGATCTTCGCCAAGATCATCTCGACGGCGAACAACTACCTCTTCAGTCCGGCGACGAATCTCGTGAACGATGTCTTCGTTCGATATATCGCACCCCAGGCGGGCGATCGTGCCGTGTTGCTGGTCTCGCGTGGCATGGTGGTGCTGCTGGGGTTGTGGTCCTTGTGGCAGTCGCTAGGCACCGAGAGTGTGCTGGCGAAGAGCCTGTACGCCTACACGATCTACGCTGCGGCGCTCACGCCGGTGATCCTTGCGGCCTTTTTCTGGAAGCGTGCTACCGGTGCCGGTGCGGTGGCTTCCATTGCGCTGGGAACCGTCGTGACGATTGGCTGGGATTCGGATTTCATCAAGCGCCTGCTGCCGCCGATGGTTGCACAACGTGATGCGATTCTGCCGGCGCTTCTGGTATCTGTTGTCGCGCTTCTGTTGGTCAGCCTCATGACGCCCGCGCCTACCGAGGCTCAACTCCGCCCGTTTGAAAGTTAG
- a CDS encoding xanthine dehydrogenase family protein molybdopterin-binding subunit: MPEAAAINAPVRIDGRAKVNGEGLYTGDINSFDRYLHPGEAPKSLLHAVVVPAAIAFGRVLHLDTDTAQRLPGVRLVMTPVNAPKLKKIRSLLMSEQSNYLPLQDDRVRYHGQPIALVVAETPEIAREGASLVKATYSPQPALLDFERNLDKAEPAKKVGAGAKAEVKRGDAEAVFAVAPIQIDSHFELQPAHHNAMEPGATVAHWHAQDGLANRVTVVSTTQFVYGDAVAIGEAFSLGVKDKLPRIVAQVLVGKEFDSAVRVIAPLIGGGFGSKGGANQTMLSTMAAKLLGHPVKLVLTRQDTFSQMPYRGGLDVRLRLGATPDGKLTAMVQESLLQSSETASFLEPTSEVTQHLYAVPNFHATHKALRLNTNSPGWMRAPGVTPGQFVLETAMDELAEKLGIDPIDLRLRNYAEVDPEGGREWSSKSLRECYATGAEHFGWHRRTARSAEREGAELIGYGMATAAYPTNHFPATARLVLQADGSVIAQSATQEIGQGAITSLSQVVATELSLPLDRVRFDIGDTTLPFGAFSAGSSTSLSVGSAIRVAAKMLTEKLARIARVDKESPLYLCGLKDIVFRGGILSHRIESARRDPATAVLARAKLTTLEVKGIAGRTFGKSDYARMAFGAQFARVAVNEFTGSVRVTHMTGAFAGGRILNARTARSQLLGGMVWGVGHALMEESLRDIHVGAWVNANLAEAHVPTNADAPDIEVILVPEDDTRGSELGAKGLGEIGITGVAAAIANAIHNATGRRLRNLPITPDQVLGL, from the coding sequence ATGCCAGAAGCAGCCGCAATTAACGCCCCGGTTCGCATTGACGGTCGCGCCAAGGTCAACGGCGAGGGCCTCTACACCGGTGACATCAACAGCTTCGACCGCTACCTGCATCCGGGCGAGGCTCCGAAGTCCTTGCTGCATGCCGTGGTGGTGCCGGCAGCCATCGCCTTTGGCCGCGTTCTCCATCTGGACACGGACACCGCGCAGAGGCTACCGGGCGTTCGCTTGGTGATGACCCCTGTCAATGCACCGAAGCTGAAAAAAATCCGCTCGCTGTTGATGAGTGAGCAGTCGAACTATCTGCCGCTGCAGGATGACCGTGTGCGCTATCACGGCCAGCCCATCGCGCTGGTCGTTGCCGAGACACCCGAGATCGCGCGAGAAGGTGCTTCGCTTGTGAAAGCGACCTACTCGCCGCAGCCTGCTTTGCTGGACTTTGAGCGGAACCTCGACAAAGCAGAACCTGCGAAAAAGGTCGGCGCAGGAGCAAAGGCCGAGGTGAAGCGCGGGGATGCAGAGGCAGTGTTTGCCGTGGCTCCGATTCAGATCGATTCGCACTTCGAGTTGCAACCGGCACATCACAATGCGATGGAACCCGGCGCAACCGTCGCCCACTGGCATGCGCAGGACGGTCTCGCGAATCGCGTCACAGTCGTGTCGACAACGCAGTTTGTCTATGGCGACGCCGTCGCGATCGGCGAAGCCTTCAGCCTTGGCGTGAAGGACAAGCTGCCGCGCATCGTCGCGCAGGTGCTGGTCGGCAAAGAGTTCGACAGCGCCGTGCGGGTTATCGCGCCACTCATTGGCGGCGGGTTCGGATCGAAGGGCGGAGCGAACCAGACCATGCTGTCCACCATGGCCGCAAAGCTACTCGGACACCCCGTGAAGCTGGTACTCACGCGGCAGGATACCTTCAGCCAGATGCCATACCGCGGCGGTCTGGACGTGCGTCTTCGCCTGGGCGCAACGCCCGACGGCAAGCTAACCGCAATGGTGCAGGAGAGCCTGCTGCAGTCGTCCGAGACCGCAAGTTTCCTTGAGCCGACAAGCGAGGTCACGCAACACCTGTACGCCGTTCCCAACTTCCACGCAACGCATAAGGCCCTGCGGCTCAACACCAACTCACCCGGATGGATGCGTGCCCCTGGCGTCACGCCGGGCCAGTTTGTGCTGGAGACGGCGATGGACGAACTGGCAGAAAAACTGGGGATCGATCCGATCGATCTGCGCCTGCGTAACTATGCCGAGGTCGATCCGGAAGGCGGCAGGGAATGGTCCAGCAAGTCACTGCGCGAGTGTTACGCCACAGGCGCGGAGCACTTCGGTTGGCATCGCCGCACCGCACGCAGTGCCGAGCGCGAAGGCGCAGAGCTCATCGGTTACGGCATGGCTACCGCGGCCTATCCTACGAATCACTTCCCTGCGACGGCACGGTTGGTCCTGCAGGCCGATGGCTCCGTCATCGCCCAGAGCGCAACGCAGGAGATCGGCCAGGGCGCCATCACCTCCCTGTCGCAAGTAGTAGCAACGGAGTTGAGTCTTCCGCTTGACCGCGTACGTTTTGACATCGGCGATACCACGCTGCCTTTCGGCGCGTTCTCCGCAGGGTCCTCCACATCCCTGTCGGTTGGATCTGCGATCCGTGTTGCAGCAAAGATGCTGACGGAGAAACTCGCACGTATCGCGCGCGTTGATAAGGAAAGCCCGCTCTACCTCTGCGGCCTGAAGGACATCGTCTTCCGGGGCGGCATCCTTTCGCACCGTATCGAGTCCGCCCGGCGTGATCCTGCAACAGCCGTACTCGCGCGAGCGAAGCTGACAACGCTCGAGGTGAAAGGCATAGCGGGCCGCACCTTCGGCAAAAGTGACTACGCGCGGATGGCCTTCGGTGCACAGTTCGCGCGGGTCGCGGTGAATGAGTTCACGGGCAGCGTGCGTGTCACGCACATGACCGGAGCCTTCGCAGGTGGCCGCATCCTGAATGCGCGCACCGCACGTTCGCAGTTACTCGGTGGCATGGTTTGGGGGGTGGGTCACGCACTGATGGAAGAGAGTCTGCGCGACATCCACGTTGGCGCCTGGGTCAATGCAAATCTGGCGGAAGCGCATGTTCCTACCAATGCAGATGCACCCGATATTGAAGTGATCCTGGTACCCGAGGATGACACTCGCGGCAGCGAACTTGGCGCCAAGGGTCTGGGAGAGATCGGCATCACCGGTGTCGCCGCAGCCATTGCGAACGCTATTCACAACGCCACCGGAAGACGCTTACGAAACCTGCCCATCACGCCCGATCAGGTATTGGGCCTGTAA